In Bacteroidales bacterium, the sequence ATCAATTTCTTTATATTTAATTTTCCAGTTATTATTATTGTTTACTTTTTTCTTTAGTTTTTCTCTGATATTTAATAATGCATATTGTCTGAATGCCTCATTATGTGATAATTCAGGCAAGCTTTTATTACGTGAAACTCCTTTAATTTCCACTCTTGTTCCTCCTCTGCAACTTACATTTACATCTTCCCTGCCCGAACCTATTCCTGTTCTAACTTTACCTGTACTTCTGTTAAGAAAACGAATATATTCAGCGGCTTCTTTCAATTCGTCAGGGGTTTCCATATGCGGATGTGTTACAGTTTCAATAAGCGGCATTCCCAATCTGTCAGTTTTATAAATTCGAATATGTCCTATATCTGATATTTCCCTGCACGAATCTTCCTCAATACTTAATTGGATTAATCCAACTTTTTTATTTTTAAGTTGAATTTCTCCTTCAACTCCAATTATTGCTGTTCGTTGAAATCCTGTTGGAATACTTCCGTCTAAATATTGTTTTCGTGTAATATGAACTTCACCAACAATATTAAGTTTCGACAATAAGGATATCTCTATTGCTATTTCTAATGCTTCGTTATTGATCTTGAACGGTGGTGTATCATCTACATCGTATGTACAAGTAGTTTCATTATTGATCCTGTAAAATATTTCTTTTTTTGTTTTAAATTCCATTAATGCAGTACCGTCATATTCGCCTAATTCGCTCAAGGTAGGACGCATATGGCGAATTATTTCAGCATCATAATCATCGTTATCATTATATATTCCTGCAGGGCATCGACAAAACAATTTTTCTTTTGTTTTTAATTGTTGATGTACCTCAAGTCCTGATTTAAAACCTATTCTTTTATAGTCATCAATTGTTGCATCTTTTCTTGATACATATCCTATTTCTTTTCGTGTTTTTTTATAATTCTGTAAAGGATTAAATCTTTGTTTAGTTATTTTTTTTTTATCCATATTTTAAATTAAACCTACTAAGTTAATCTTGTTTATTTATTTCCCAAAAACATTTATCTAAATTATTCGGGATACAATATCAATTAGTGTTTGTCCATAATGTCGTGATATATTTTAAGCAAAATCACAAATAACAAAAAATAAATCTCAAATAAATTATAATATCCAATATTCAATAACCAAAACAGTTTGATATTTAGGTCATTGGAATTTGATTATTATTTGTATTTTGGTGCTTGAAATTTGTGATTTTATGTTTATTCAAAATAAAATAACTTTATTGACAGACATTAATTAACCCGGAAAATTCACGAATTTTCTACGATTAAGTAATACTAACAAATTTGTATGTTTAAACAACCCCAAATTTGGGTATTACTAAATCGGGATTTCTCGCTTTGCTTCCCACTATCCATCACACATTCATCCAATTCGCTTCGCTTTTGTATGAATAAAGCGGGTTAATCTCCCTTGCCATGTATTGCGTTCAATAAGTTTTTTATCAATTTTATCTACAATCTCAAAATTTTTTAATCCTCCCCATTGTGGTGCTATTAAAATATTAACAGGAGATTCGCTTGTAAAACGTTCAACTACAATATCTGGATTTAATATTTCGAGAAAATCAATTATTAAATTAATATAATTATCAATTGTAAATAAATTAAATAATGAAGGTTCTTTTTTGTATTGCAAAGCCATTTTTGTTCCTTCAATAATCTGGAGTTGATGTAATTTTAATGTAGTCAATGGTAATTGCGATAATTTACAGGCATGCTGCAAAATTTGTTCTTCATCTTCATCAGGCAAACCAATAATTAAATGTGCTCCAACATTAATTCCCTTATTATGAGTTTTAATAATTGTATTTACACTTGTTTCATAATCATGCCCACGGTTTATTAATTTTAATGTATTATTATTTGTAGATTCTACACCATACTCAATCATAATATAGAACTTTTCAGATAATTCAGCTATCATTCCCAATTTTTCATCATCCACAGTATCAGGGCGGGTAGCAATTACCAAACCTATAACTTTAGGATGTGAAAGGGCTTCAATATAAAGCTTTTTTAAGGTCTCAACATCTGCATAAGTATTTGTATATGACTGAAAATAAGCAAGATACTTTTGTGTTTTATATTTCTTAGCAAAAAAATCAATTCCTTCATTAAGTTGTTGGGTTATTGTTTTTGCTGCAGAACTATATGCCGGATTAAAAGCTTGATTATTACAATATGTACAACCTCCATAAGTTATAGTTCCATCACGATTAGGACATCCCAAGCCTGTATTTATAGATATTTTTTGTACTCTTTGATTAAAATGTTTTTTTATATAATTTGTATAATCATTGTATCTTCTATTATGTCCCCATATGTAGGTTTGATTATTCATTAAATTGTCCTGTTAAAAAACATTTAACTTTAAACTTGGAACTCCTGATTAATTAAAGCTTGTCCATAAAGTCAAACAATTTTTGAATTAAAGCACCAAATATCAAAAAACAAATCTCAAATAAATTACAATATCTAATACTCAATGATAAAAACAATTTGATATTTATGTAATTGGGATTTGATTATTATTTGTATTTTGGTGCTTGAAATTTGTGATTTTTATGTTTATTCAAAATAAAATAATTTTATAGATCAACACTAATTAATAATATATATTAAATAAATGTAGCTCCTGTAAGTTGGTAATATTCACATCTTTATAATAAAAATATATAATATCCATGAAATTATAGCCCATACGTGCCATTTGCATTGCACCTTCCTGACATAAACCTACTCCATGCCCATACCCTTTACCTGTAAGTATTAACTCATTCCCAGTTAATTTCATTGAAAAATAAGTTGACCTTAGATTAAAATCTTTCCTGATTTTTTTAAGAAGAATTGTATCATTAATTATATTATAATAAACTTTACGCTTATCCTGTTCAAAAGACAATGCTTTAGCTGAAAATGTTTGTTGATTTATTTCAATTCCTATAGTATCTAAATAAGTAATCCAGTCAGTAATGCTGATTGTGTCTTGCCATGTAGAATTTCGTTGATTTAATGAAAAGGTGTCAATTATTGATTTCAGATAACTTGTTTCAGAACTCCATACATCTTCGGAATTTACTGTTTGCCCTCCACTATTTGAATGAAAAGCCGCCGTAATTAAACTATTTGTTGTATCGGTAATAACAAGTCCTTTTGTAATTTTTGTTGCTTCAATAATAGTATCGTTTTGATACGACATGCTTTTATAAACCTGACAATGAACACCATCGCAAAGATTAAATCCTTCATCAATATGCCTGTTAAAATGGTCTAAAGCATAGGTTCGGCAAATTATTGCCTGCGATTTATAATATTCTGGCGGAGCTTTCGGTCCCCCTTCCGATTCAACAACCCCTGCGATATAATTTTCAATATCAACTTCATTTATTATAAAAAGTCCTCCTTTTTTTACATATATTTCTATATTTCCTTTATATCTTCTTTCTTTTAATGCCGGATAAGCAGGCTCAATTCTAAAATTATTCTCTTTAGAAATACCAATTATTTTTATATTTTTAAATATTCCAATATGTTTATCTAAATCCCATAAGCCAACAGAATCACCAATAATTGTAAGATATATTATATTACTTTTTCGTATTTTATTTGGTTTATTATCATCAGCAATATATTCAAATCTGCCGACAACAGGTCTGATAACCAGTGTTTTGATATTGAATCCATGAAAAAGATTAATTTTTATTTTCTGAGCAAATAACTGAACACTGAATAATAAAATAATTATTAATAATATATTTCTTATATATGACATATATTTTTGGTTCTTCGGTTAAATTAATAGGTAATGTTATAAAAGGCTAAGGCTAAGGCTAAGTGTAAAAACATCATTAATTTAAATAACTTAACATTAATTTTGCTGTTCTTTCAGAAGCACCTGCACCTCCAAGTATAGACATTAGGTCTTTATAGTCGTTCAACATTTGATTTTTATAATCTTTATCTTTTAATATTTTATCTATTTCATTTTTTAAATTAACAGTTGATAAATAATGCTGTATCAATTCCTTAACTGTTGCTTTATCCATTATTAAATTAACTAGTGAAATATATTTAACTTTAAGAAGTTTTGTGCCTAATTTATATCCTAATTTACCTCCCGGAAATTTATAACAAACAACTTGTGGGATATTAAGCAAAGCTGTTTCTAAAGCAGCAGTACCTGATGTAACCAATGCAACATACGATTGTTGTATAATTTGATATGTTTCATTATAAATAAGCTTAACATTATGCTTGTCAATAATTTTTCTATAAAATCCTTTTTCAATAGAAGGTGTTCCAGTTATAATAAATTGATAATCCAGATAATTACTTATAACACTTAACATTACGGGCAATATATTTTTTATTTCCTGTTTCCTGCTTCCCGGAACTAATGCTATAACAGGCTTATCGGGTAAATTATTTCTTTTAATAAAATCAGCAAATAATTCATTTTTATTCTCCCTGTTTTCAATTGCATCTAACAAAGGATTGCCACAAAAATTCACAGGATAACTAAATTTTTTATAAAAATCTTTCTCAAAAGGAAAAATAACAAACATTTTATCAACATATTGCTTAATTATTTTTATCCGTGACTGTTTCCATGCCCATATTTTCGGAGATATATAATAGAATACCCTAATTCCATTTTCTTTAACAAATTTTGCAATTCTCAGGTTAAATCCGGGATAATCAATAAGAATAACAACATCAGGCTGATAATGAATTATATCTTTTTTACATTGATTCAAATTATTTAAAACTGTTTTGATATTTAATAAAACTGTAATAAACCCCATGAATGCATGATATTTATAATGCTTAACCAAGGTTCCACCCTGATTTTCCATTAAATCACCGCCCCAATATCTGAAATCTGCATTACTATCTGCTTTTTTTATTCCTTTCATCAGATTTGAACCATGCAAATCACCCGAAGCCTCTCCTGAAATTAAATAATATTTCACAGGTTTAAAATTTTATATTTAGTTAATTTACAATGTACAGATGTATGTTTTGAGCGGGTTTTCGAAGTTCAATGCTTTTTAATTCTGCTATTATTGTTAATTGAATTTCCCATACTTCAAATATACTAATATCTCCCGCTTTAAATATACATCAGATTGAAACTAGCTGGCATTTATTTTCTAAATTTATTTCTCTCTTAAATATTTTAATGCTTTATCCAAAGCTTCATCTTTTATATTGATTATTCCATTTATAGTTCTCTTTACTTCTATATCTGGCTTTATACCAACCCCAACAAATTCGGACCCATCAGGATAATAGCTTTGT encodes:
- a CDS encoding TIGR01212 family radical SAM protein (This family includes YhcC from E. coli K-12, an uncharacterized radical SAM protein.), whose product is MNNQTYIWGHNRRYNDYTNYIKKHFNQRVQKISINTGLGCPNRDGTITYGGCTYCNNQAFNPAYSSAAKTITQQLNEGIDFFAKKYKTQKYLAYFQSYTNTYADVETLKKLYIEALSHPKVIGLVIATRPDTVDDEKLGMIAELSEKFYIMIEYGVESTNNNTLKLINRGHDYETSVNTIIKTHNKGINVGAHLIIGLPDEDEEQILQHACKLSQLPLTTLKLHQLQIIEGTKMALQYKKEPSLFNLFTIDNYINLIIDFLEILNPDIVVERFTSESPVNILIAPQWGGLKNFEIVDKIDKKLIERNTWQGRLTRFIHTKAKRIG
- a CDS encoding SpoIID/LytB domain-containing protein, yielding MSYIRNILLIIILLFSVQLFAQKIKINLFHGFNIKTLVIRPVVGRFEYIADDNKPNKIRKSNIIYLTIIGDSVGLWDLDKHIGIFKNIKIIGISKENNFRIEPAYPALKERRYKGNIEIYVKKGGLFIINEVDIENYIAGVVESEGGPKAPPEYYKSQAIICRTYALDHFNRHIDEGFNLCDGVHCQVYKSMSYQNDTIIEATKITKGLVITDTTNSLITAAFHSNSGGQTVNSEDVWSSETSYLKSIIDTFSLNQRNSTWQDTISITDWITYLDTIGIEINQQTFSAKALSFEQDKRKVYYNIINDTILLKKIRKDFNLRSTYFSMKLTGNELILTGKGYGHGVGLCQEGAMQMARMGYNFMDIIYFYYKDVNITNLQELHLFNIYY
- the lpxB gene encoding lipid-A-disaccharide synthase, with product MKYYLISGEASGDLHGSNLMKGIKKADSNADFRYWGGDLMENQGGTLVKHYKYHAFMGFITVLLNIKTVLNNLNQCKKDIIHYQPDVVILIDYPGFNLRIAKFVKENGIRVFYYISPKIWAWKQSRIKIIKQYVDKMFVIFPFEKDFYKKFSYPVNFCGNPLLDAIENRENKNELFADFIKRNNLPDKPVIALVPGSRKQEIKNILPVMLSVISNYLDYQFIITGTPSIEKGFYRKIIDKHNVKLIYNETYQIIQQSYVALVTSGTAALETALLNIPQVVCYKFPGGKLGYKLGTKLLKVKYISLVNLIMDKATVKELIQHYLSTVNLKNEIDKILKDKDYKNQMLNDYKDLMSILGGAGASERTAKLMLSYLN